The Flaviramulus sp. BrNp1-15 genome has a window encoding:
- a CDS encoding DUF4293 domain-containing protein produces the protein MLQRIQTIYLLCAAGVSAGLIFVFHLWTTDAEVSVFAKDDILYLGLFLGSAVLSLISIFMYKNRKLQFVLGRLNIILNFILLGFFVYQSLNVSGETAVSEKGIGMLLPIVSIVLLALANKAIKKDEDLVKSVDRLR, from the coding sequence ATGTTACAACGTATTCAAACTATCTATCTTTTATGTGCTGCTGGTGTTTCAGCAGGACTTATATTTGTATTTCATTTATGGACAACAGATGCAGAAGTTAGTGTGTTTGCTAAAGATGATATATTGTATTTAGGTTTATTCTTAGGTTCTGCCGTATTATCTTTAATATCTATTTTTATGTATAAAAACAGGAAGCTTCAATTTGTTTTGGGGCGACTTAACATCATATTAAACTTTATTTTACTAGGATTTTTCGTGTATCAATCTCTAAATGTATCTGGAGAAACGGCGGTTTCTGAGAAAGGTATTGGGATGCTTCTCCCTATTGTTTCTATCGTGTTATTGGCGTTAGCTAATAAGGCCATCAAGAAGGATGAAGATCTTGTAAAATCTGTAGATAGATTACGTTAA
- a CDS encoding DUF3667 domain-containing protein, with translation MDCKNCNTALTPECDFCYSCGAKVIRKRLTIRNLFEHVSETFFNYDNKLLRTFINLFTKPEDVIGSYINGVRKKYVNPVSYFALAITFAGLQLYILNKFFPGVMNMGALEREETKEFNKNLYDFLQEYQTLVMMFYIPLYALISKIVFLNHKQFNYTEHLVIFLYAQAQVTIFGFFFILLLLLVKVPFVAISLVYTFLMFLYMAFVLKRMHNLTFLEITLKVLIFVLIFFVLFVIPIVAYGIYTGIKQASMGGG, from the coding sequence ATGGATTGTAAAAATTGTAATACCGCCTTAACCCCAGAATGTGATTTCTGTTATTCCTGTGGTGCCAAAGTGATTAGAAAAAGGTTAACTATTAGAAATTTGTTTGAGCATGTTAGCGAAACTTTTTTTAATTACGATAATAAACTTCTAAGAACATTTATAAATTTATTTACAAAACCAGAAGACGTAATTGGTAGCTACATAAATGGTGTTAGAAAAAAATACGTAAATCCTGTTAGTTATTTTGCTTTAGCAATAACATTTGCTGGACTTCAACTATATATTTTAAATAAGTTTTTTCCAGGTGTAATGAATATGGGAGCTTTAGAACGAGAAGAAACAAAAGAATTTAATAAAAATTTGTATGATTTTTTACAAGAGTATCAAACACTTGTAATGATGTTTTATATTCCCCTCTATGCTTTAATAAGTAAAATTGTTTTTCTTAATCATAAACAATTTAATTATACTGAACATCTAGTTATATTTTTATATGCACAAGCTCAAGTAACAATTTTTGGTTTCTTTTTTATTTTGTTGCTTTTACTAGTAAAAGTTCCTTTCGTTGCCATAAGTCTTGTATATACATTTTTAATGTTTTTGTATATGGCTTTTGTTCTAAAACGAATGCATAATTTAACATTTCTAGAAATCACTTTAAAAGTGCTTATTTTTGTATTAATCTTTTTTGTTTTATTTGTTATTCCAATAGTTGCTTATGGTATTTATACTGGAATTAAACAAGCTTCAATGGGTGGTGGATAA
- a CDS encoding DUF1599 domain-containing protein translates to MQDTSKQYDAVIDTCKSLFVKKMSDYGSAWRILRLPSLTDQIFIKAQRIRSLQQNAVRKVDEGEVSEFIGIINYCIMALIQLEKGVVEQPDMSTEEATELYEKQVAITKKLMEDKNHDYGEAWRDMRVSSLTDLILQKLLRVKQIEDNQGKTIVSEGIDANYQDMINYAIFALIHLKEDKNENISSIK, encoded by the coding sequence ATGCAAGATACTTCAAAACAATACGATGCCGTAATAGATACCTGCAAAAGTTTGTTTGTTAAAAAAATGAGTGATTACGGTAGCGCATGGCGAATATTACGTTTACCATCACTTACAGACCAGATTTTTATAAAAGCGCAACGTATTAGAAGTTTGCAACAAAATGCTGTTAGAAAGGTTGATGAAGGTGAAGTAAGCGAGTTTATTGGTATTATAAATTATTGCATTATGGCTTTAATTCAGTTAGAAAAGGGTGTGGTTGAACAACCTGATATGTCTACAGAAGAAGCCACAGAATTGTATGAAAAACAAGTTGCCATTACCAAAAAGTTGATGGAAGATAAAAACCATGATTATGGTGAAGCATGGCGAGATATGCGAGTGAGCAGTTTAACCGATTTAATCTTGCAAAAGCTTTTGCGTGTTAAACAAATTGAAGATAACCAAGGAAAAACTATAGTGAGTGAAGGTATAGATGCTAATTATCAAGACATGATTAATTATGCCATTTTCGCTTTAATTCATTTAAAAGAAGATAAAAATGAAAATATTAGTAGTATTAAGTAG
- the tpiA gene encoding triose-phosphate isomerase, translated as MRKNIVAGNWKMNNDLSASKKLAKQVVKKVKKAKLKGTKVIIAPTFVNLESVAKATKKSKVSVAAQNMHFEESGAFTGEVSAKMLKSVGVKTVILGHSERREYFGETDELLAKKVDAALANKMKVIFCFGEVLADRKSNKHEKVVESQIKNALFHLEASAFQNIVLAYEPVWAIGTGETASPEQAQDMHAFIRKTLSDKYGNDVADEVSILYGGSVKPANAEEIFSKPDVDGGLIGGAALNADDFFAIVNAF; from the coding sequence ATGAGAAAAAATATCGTAGCAGGAAACTGGAAGATGAACAACGATTTATCAGCCTCAAAAAAACTAGCAAAACAGGTTGTAAAAAAAGTTAAAAAAGCAAAACTAAAAGGAACAAAAGTTATAATAGCTCCTACCTTTGTTAATTTAGAATCTGTTGCCAAAGCAACAAAAAAGAGTAAAGTTAGTGTTGCTGCTCAAAATATGCATTTTGAAGAAAGCGGTGCTTTTACTGGTGAAGTGTCAGCGAAAATGTTGAAATCGGTAGGTGTAAAAACAGTAATTCTAGGTCATTCAGAAAGAAGAGAGTATTTTGGAGAAACTGATGAGTTGCTAGCTAAAAAAGTAGATGCAGCTTTGGCTAACAAAATGAAAGTTATATTCTGTTTTGGAGAAGTATTAGCAGACAGAAAATCAAACAAGCACGAAAAAGTAGTAGAAAGTCAAATTAAAAATGCACTATTTCATTTAGAAGCTTCAGCTTTTCAAAATATTGTATTGGCTTATGAGCCTGTTTGGGCAATTGGTACAGGAGAAACGGCAAGTCCTGAACAAGCACAAGATATGCACGCATTCATTAGAAAAACATTATCAGATAAATATGGTAATGATGTTGCAGATGAAGTTTCAATTCTTTACGGAGGTAGTGTGAAACCAGCAAATGCTGAAGAAATTTTCTCTAAACCAGATGTAGATGGAGGTTTAATTGGAGGCGCAGCACTTAATGCAGATGACTTTTTTGCGATTGTTAATGCGTTTTAA
- a CDS encoding metallophosphoesterase produces MTKILLLSDTHSFIDNDILKYVKQADEVWHAGDIGDLKVTDAIKALKPLKGVYGNIDDAKVRLEFPEHNRFTCENVDVWITHIGGYPPKYNMRVIESIKQNPPRLFICGHSHILKVMPDKKLNLIHMNPGAVGIHGFHKTRTMLRFTIDGSKIDNLEVIEFPVRYPKK; encoded by the coding sequence ATGACAAAAATATTGCTCCTCTCTGATACGCATAGTTTTATAGACAACGACATTTTAAAGTATGTAAAACAAGCTGATGAAGTATGGCATGCAGGTGATATTGGCGATTTAAAAGTAACCGATGCTATTAAAGCTTTAAAACCATTAAAAGGGGTTTACGGCAATATTGATGATGCAAAAGTTCGTTTAGAATTTCCCGAACATAATAGGTTTACCTGTGAAAACGTAGATGTTTGGATAACTCATATTGGTGGTTACCCTCCAAAATATAACATGCGTGTTATAGAAAGTATAAAACAAAACCCACCAAGGTTATTTATCTGTGGGCATTCTCATATTTTAAAAGTAATGCCCGATAAAAAGCTAAATCTTATACATATGAATCCTGGTGCTGTTGGAATACATGGTTTTCATAAAACACGTACTATGCTACGATTTACTATTGATGGCAGTAAAATTGATAATTTAGAGGTTATTGAATTTCCGGTAAGGTATCCAAAAAAATAA
- the truA gene encoding tRNA pseudouridine(38-40) synthase TruA, with protein sequence MRYFIELSYNGSAYHGWQNQPNAISVQEVIEKALSTLLAEEINIMGAGRTDAGVHAKQMFAHFDTDVVFDEKKIIYKLNSFLPKDIAIHDVFKVKAEAHTRFDALSRTYLYRVTLKKNVFSFENTYYVKQSLDVDKMNEASKILFGYKDFQCFSKSNTDVKTYNCDIMNAEWFFVNDELHFVIKANRFLRNMVRAIVGTMINIGIGKLSIEDLHTIIQSKNRSEAGFSVPAHGLYLTHIEYPEDIKI encoded by the coding sequence TTGAGGTATTTTATAGAACTTTCTTATAATGGTAGCGCATACCATGGTTGGCAAAATCAACCTAACGCCATATCTGTTCAAGAGGTTATAGAAAAGGCTCTGTCAACCTTATTAGCAGAAGAAATTAACATAATGGGAGCTGGACGTACTGATGCGGGTGTACATGCAAAACAGATGTTTGCTCATTTTGATACTGATGTAGTTTTTGATGAAAAAAAAATAATTTATAAACTGAATTCATTTCTACCAAAGGATATTGCTATTCATGATGTTTTTAAAGTGAAAGCCGAAGCACACACTCGTTTCGATGCTTTAAGTAGAACCTATTTGTATAGAGTAACTTTAAAAAAGAATGTTTTTTCATTTGAAAATACTTACTATGTAAAGCAGTCTTTAGATGTAGATAAAATGAATGAAGCTTCCAAAATATTATTTGGTTATAAAGATTTTCAATGTTTTTCAAAAAGTAACACCGATGTAAAAACGTATAATTGTGATATTATGAATGCTGAATGGTTTTTTGTTAATGATGAGCTTCATTTTGTTATAAAAGCAAATCGGTTTTTAAGAAACATGGTTAGAGCTATTGTGGGCACAATGATTAATATTGGAATAGGTAAACTTAGTATTGAAGATTTACATACCATAATTCAATCTAAAAATAGGAGTGAAGCAGGTTTTTCGGTTCCAGCACATGGCTTATATTTAACACATATTGAATATCCAGAAGATATAAAAATATAG
- a CDS encoding ABC transporter permease encodes MISYLLNKTTYALLTLLGVVTVIFFLFNVLPGDPAQMMLGQNEDSEQLALVKQKYGFDKPVSTQYLYYLNDLSPISFHSNKSEDYTFLSEEKYNATTLFSIGNTTAVIKFPYLRESFTKQGKKVTQVLAETLPNTFVLAVSAIIIAMILGVSLGIVSALYKDKWLDKTIQIFSTFGMSVPSFFSAILFAWFFGFVLHKYTNLEMTGSLYELDDFGEAMHIKWKNLILPAVVLGIRPLAVVIQLMRNSLLEVFNQDYIRTARAKGLSEFQIIKKHAVKNALNPVVTAISGWFASMLAGAVFVEYIFGWNGLGKEIVNALNTLDLPVIMGSVLIIAVLFIIINIFVDIIYVWLDPKVKLE; translated from the coding sequence CTGATTAGCTACCTTTTAAATAAAACCACTTATGCATTACTCACCTTATTAGGCGTAGTAACCGTTATATTCTTTTTATTTAATGTACTTCCTGGAGATCCTGCACAAATGATGCTTGGGCAAAATGAAGATAGCGAACAATTAGCTTTAGTAAAACAGAAATACGGATTTGATAAACCTGTAAGTACACAATATTTATACTATTTAAACGATTTGTCTCCCATTTCGTTTCACTCGAACAAATCAGAAGATTATACCTTTTTAAGTGAAGAAAAATATAATGCAACTACACTCTTTTCTATAGGAAATACAACTGCAGTTATCAAGTTTCCTTATTTGCGGGAATCTTTTACAAAACAAGGGAAAAAAGTAACTCAAGTTTTAGCCGAAACTCTACCTAATACATTTGTTCTTGCTGTTTCTGCTATAATTATCGCCATGATTTTAGGAGTTAGTTTAGGGATCGTTTCGGCATTGTATAAAGATAAATGGCTCGATAAAACCATCCAGATTTTCAGTACGTTTGGTATGAGTGTGCCTTCGTTTTTCAGTGCCATTTTATTTGCATGGTTTTTTGGTTTTGTATTGCATAAATACACCAATTTAGAAATGACAGGAAGTCTTTACGAACTTGATGACTTTGGTGAAGCTATGCATATTAAATGGAAAAACTTAATATTACCTGCAGTAGTGTTAGGAATTCGTCCGCTGGCAGTAGTTATTCAGCTTATGCGAAATTCGTTGTTAGAAGTTTTCAATCAAGATTATATTCGCACTGCACGAGCAAAAGGTTTAAGTGAGTTTCAAATTATAAAAAAACACGCTGTTAAAAATGCCTTAAATCCTGTGGTTACAGCAATATCAGGTTGGTTTGCATCTATGTTGGCGGGTGCTGTTTTTGTTGAGTACATTTTCGGGTGGAATGGTTTAGGAAAAGAGATAGTAAATGCCTTAAATACACTAGATTTACCTGTAATTATGGGTTCGGTACTAATTATAGCGGTATTGTTTATAATTATCAATATTTTTGTAGATATAATCTATGTATGGCTCGACCCTAAAGTAAAGCTTGAATAA
- a CDS encoding ABC transporter ATP-binding protein, which yields MSKTKENIFDFKLFIRLFQHIKPYKSVFFSLIVLVILLAVFSSATPYITKDAIDDSIANKEEKGFLFYIIIMLAVLILQTVFQLLFIYYSSWLGQNIVMDVRVKLFNHLLRFKMKYYDNSSVGVLITRAVTDMERIADIFGEGLFTIFRDLLTMAVVFSVMVYINVKLSLIVLVMLPLLLYATRLFQKYMKKAFEEVRNEVSNLNSFVQERLTGMKILQLFTREDLEYKNFKAINERHKKGWLKTVWYNSIFFPIADLVSSVSIGLVAWYGGLNLALEGTSVSQGDLVAFVMFIPMLFRPLRQIADKFNTLQMGMVAATRVFKVLDTTSQIDDTGTHVADSFKGQIKFDNVRFSYVDDEEVLKGISFDVNVGETVAIVGATGAGKSTIINLLNRFYEIKDGVISVDGIDIKDVTLASLRTQIAIVLQDVFLFADTILSNITLNHPEITEEQVQQAAKDIGIHDFIMSLPNGYHYNVKERGVMLSSGQRQLISFLRAYVTNPSILVLDEATSSVDSYSEQLIQNATDKITKGRTSIVIAHRLATVKKADKIIVMDAGQIVEQGTHKELLKKENGYYKNLYEVQFLQEEVV from the coding sequence ATGAGTAAAACAAAAGAAAATATATTTGACTTTAAACTTTTTATAAGGCTTTTTCAACATATAAAGCCTTATAAAAGCGTGTTTTTTTCGCTTATAGTATTAGTAATTTTATTGGCTGTATTTAGCTCTGCAACACCATATATTACTAAAGATGCAATAGATGATAGTATTGCTAATAAGGAAGAAAAAGGCTTTTTGTTTTATATTATTATTATGCTTGCCGTTTTAATTTTGCAAACGGTATTTCAACTACTTTTTATTTATTATTCTTCTTGGTTGGGGCAAAACATTGTTATGGATGTTCGTGTTAAGTTGTTTAATCACCTTCTGCGATTTAAAATGAAGTATTATGATAATTCTTCAGTCGGGGTTTTAATAACACGTGCGGTAACCGATATGGAACGTATTGCTGATATTTTTGGCGAAGGCTTGTTTACCATTTTTAGAGATTTGCTTACTATGGCTGTGGTTTTTAGCGTTATGGTTTACATTAATGTTAAATTAAGTCTTATTGTTTTAGTTATGCTTCCGCTGTTATTATATGCTACGCGCTTGTTTCAAAAGTATATGAAAAAGGCTTTTGAGGAAGTGAGAAATGAGGTTTCTAATTTAAATTCCTTTGTGCAAGAGCGGTTAACAGGTATGAAAATATTGCAATTGTTTACGCGTGAAGATCTTGAATATAAAAACTTTAAAGCCATTAATGAACGCCACAAAAAAGGATGGCTTAAAACGGTTTGGTATAACTCTATTTTCTTTCCAATAGCAGATTTAGTATCATCGGTAAGTATTGGTTTAGTAGCTTGGTATGGTGGATTAAATTTAGCGTTAGAAGGAACTTCAGTGTCTCAAGGTGATTTAGTTGCATTTGTTATGTTTATTCCTATGCTATTTAGACCATTACGTCAAATAGCCGATAAATTTAATACCTTACAAATGGGTATGGTGGCAGCTACCAGAGTTTTTAAAGTTTTAGATACCACATCACAAATTGATGATACCGGAACGCATGTTGCAGATTCTTTTAAAGGACAAATTAAGTTTGATAATGTTCGCTTTAGTTATGTTGATGATGAAGAAGTTTTAAAAGGCATTTCTTTTGATGTAAATGTTGGTGAAACCGTTGCTATTGTTGGAGCAACTGGAGCAGGAAAATCTACTATTATTAATTTGTTAAATCGTTTTTACGAAATTAAAGATGGTGTTATTTCAGTTGATGGTATTGACATAAAAGATGTGACGTTAGCATCGTTACGAACTCAAATAGCGATTGTATTACAAGATGTGTTTTTATTTGCCGATACTATTTTAAGTAACATAACGCTTAATCATCCAGAAATTACTGAAGAGCAGGTACAACAAGCTGCTAAAGATATTGGGATACATGATTTTATAATGAGTTTGCCTAATGGTTATCATTATAATGTAAAAGAGCGCGGTGTTATGCTATCATCTGGCCAGCGACAGCTTATTTCCTTTTTAAGAGCTTATGTAACTAACCCAAGTATATTAGTTTTAGATGAAGCGACATCATCTGTAGATTCCTATTCAGAGCAACTTATACAAAATGCTACCGATAAAATAACTAAAGGAAGAACGTCAATAGTTATTGCTCACCGATTAGCTACAGTTAAAAAAGCCGATAAAATTATTGTTATGGATGCTGGACAAATTGTAGAACAAGGCACTCATAAAGAACTACTCAAAAAAGAAAACGGTTACTACAAAAACTTATACGAAGTTCAGTTTTTACAAGAGGAGGTTGTTTAA
- a CDS encoding diadenylate cyclase, with product MEIFKDLLKFSVVDIIDVILVALLLYYLYKLVKGTVAINIFLGIIIIYGAWRLTDFLNMELLTGIFGGFMKVGIIALIVVFQPEIRKFLLMVGSTNFNRRRKFLKQFSFLKTETTSETDVDAIISACNKMSMSKTGALIVFERNNNLDFLSSSGDEMNIKVTQPIIESIFFKNSPLHDGAIIVNNNIVKATRVILPVNNEKTIPQRFGLRHRAAIGVTEKTDALALVVSEETGHISYFKDGEFVVFEDTNELNSIIKEDLT from the coding sequence TTGGAAATCTTTAAAGACCTTTTAAAATTCTCAGTAGTAGACATTATAGATGTTATACTTGTAGCGCTACTACTCTACTATCTTTATAAACTGGTTAAAGGTACTGTTGCAATAAATATTTTTTTAGGCATCATTATTATTTATGGTGCGTGGCGACTTACAGATTTCTTAAACATGGAACTGCTTACAGGTATTTTTGGCGGTTTTATGAAAGTAGGTATTATCGCTTTAATTGTGGTTTTCCAACCAGAAATAAGGAAGTTTCTGCTTATGGTTGGGTCTACAAATTTTAATAGACGTCGAAAATTTTTAAAACAATTTAGCTTTCTAAAAACAGAAACTACTAGTGAAACAGATGTTGATGCCATTATTTCTGCATGTAATAAAATGAGCATGTCTAAAACAGGTGCTTTAATTGTTTTTGAGCGCAATAATAATTTAGATTTTCTATCATCATCTGGTGATGAAATGAATATAAAAGTAACCCAACCTATAATAGAAAGTATCTTTTTTAAAAATAGTCCGTTACACGATGGTGCTATAATAGTTAATAACAACATTGTAAAAGCAACACGTGTAATTCTTCCCGTTAATAACGAAAAAACTATTCCACAACGTTTTGGTTTACGTCATAGAGCAGCTATTGGTGTTACCGAAAAAACTGATGCTTTAGCTTTAGTTGTAAGTGAGGAAACAGGGCATATTTCTTATTTTAAAGATGGAGAATTTGTAGTTTTTGAAGACACAAATGAGCTTAATTCAATCATTAAAGAAGATTTAACTTAA
- the folP gene encoding dihydropteroate synthase, producing MTINCKGQLIDLSSPKVMGILNITPDSFFDGGQHKNEKDILNHVEKMLNEGATFIDVGAYSSRPNADDVNEEEELKRILPIVNLTLNKFPEVLLSIDTFRSNVAKQCVEAGAALINDISAGKLDVNMLQTIADLHVPYIMMHMRGNPKTMQQQTDYDDLIKDILFYFSERIATAKALGIIDIIVDPGFGFAKTLEQNFELLNKLELFNIIEKPLLVGVSRKSMIYKTLKTTEKEALNGTSVLNTIALQKGAGILRVHDVKEAMECINLVESLKA from the coding sequence ATGACTATTAATTGCAAAGGGCAACTCATAGATTTATCATCACCAAAAGTGATGGGAATTTTAAATATTACACCAGATTCTTTTTTCGATGGCGGACAACATAAAAATGAAAAAGATATTCTTAATCATGTAGAAAAAATGCTAAACGAAGGCGCTACATTTATTGATGTTGGCGCATACAGTTCACGACCAAACGCCGATGATGTTAACGAAGAAGAAGAATTAAAACGTATACTACCCATTGTAAATTTAACTTTGAATAAATTTCCAGAAGTTCTACTTTCTATAGATACGTTTAGAAGCAACGTTGCAAAACAGTGTGTTGAGGCAGGAGCAGCTTTAATTAACGATATTTCTGCTGGTAAATTAGATGTTAATATGCTGCAAACTATTGCTGATTTGCATGTACCTTATATTATGATGCATATGCGAGGTAACCCAAAAACGATGCAACAACAAACAGATTATGATGATTTAATAAAAGATATTTTATTCTATTTTTCTGAACGCATTGCTACAGCAAAAGCTTTGGGAATTATTGATATTATCGTTGATCCGGGATTTGGTTTTGCTAAAACCTTAGAACAGAATTTTGAACTATTAAACAAACTAGAATTATTTAATATAATTGAAAAACCATTACTTGTTGGGGTTTCTAGAAAATCTATGATTTATAAAACTTTAAAAACCACAGAAAAAGAAGCTTTAAACGGAACCTCTGTTTTAAATACCATTGCATTACAAAAAGGTGCTGGTATTTTACGTGTTCATGATGTTAAAGAAGCTATGGAATGTATTAATTTAGTAGAATCTTTAAAAGCTTAA
- a CDS encoding BT_3928 family protein yields the protein MKILVVLSRIFVGVLFIISGLIKLNDPLGFSYKLQEYFSTDVLNIPFLEPYALGISVLVVVFEVVLGVFLLIGYKPKFTVWSLLLMIVFFTFLTFYSAYFDKVKDCGCFGDALKLTPWESFTKDIVLLFFILILFFGVKHIKPLFSKLPTTILALLSFVFSLWFGYHVLQHLPAKDFRGYKIGANITEGMTIPEDAPKPVIEYYWKFNVNGEEQIITTNGSYPSVEGDFVSVDTKVIKEGYTPPIYDFSIETSEEDLTEYFLSEDNLIVVVSYSLEKIERDGALKLKALQDRATNNGYKIIGLTASGEDAKQRIKEAYNIRFDWYLCDEKALKTVVRSNPGILELDSGTVKQKVHWNDIDDLELPKVERKPEPKKELPTIAYFVNGEPSTKEEVEALDTLKIESVNVVKDSIQLKELNTQNNTIYTGIVEVTLKPEN from the coding sequence ATGAAAATATTAGTAGTATTAAGTAGAATTTTTGTTGGTGTTTTATTCATCATTTCTGGATTAATAAAATTAAACGACCCTTTAGGATTTTCATATAAACTGCAAGAATACTTTAGTACAGATGTGTTAAACATTCCATTTTTAGAGCCTTATGCTTTAGGTATTTCAGTTTTAGTAGTGGTTTTTGAAGTTGTATTAGGCGTATTTTTACTTATAGGCTATAAGCCCAAATTTACGGTTTGGAGTTTATTACTAATGATTGTGTTTTTTACGTTTCTAACCTTTTATTCAGCTTATTTTGATAAAGTTAAAGACTGTGGCTGTTTTGGTGACGCTTTAAAATTAACTCCTTGGGAAAGCTTTACAAAAGATATAGTGCTGTTGTTTTTTATTCTAATTTTATTTTTTGGAGTAAAACACATAAAACCACTTTTTAGCAAACTGCCAACTACCATTTTAGCCTTGTTAAGTTTTGTGTTTAGTTTGTGGTTTGGATATCATGTATTACAACATTTACCAGCAAAAGATTTTAGAGGTTATAAAATTGGTGCCAATATTACTGAAGGCATGACAATTCCTGAAGATGCGCCAAAACCAGTAATAGAATATTATTGGAAATTTAATGTTAATGGCGAAGAGCAAATAATCACAACAAATGGTTCTTACCCGTCTGTAGAAGGCGATTTTGTGAGTGTTGACACTAAAGTTATTAAAGAAGGCTATACACCTCCAATTTATGATTTTTCTATTGAAACTTCAGAGGAAGATCTAACAGAATACTTTTTAAGTGAAGATAATCTTATAGTTGTTGTGTCTTACAGCTTAGAAAAAATTGAAAGAGATGGTGCTTTAAAATTAAAAGCATTACAAGACAGAGCTACTAATAACGGATACAAAATTATAGGTTTAACAGCATCAGGAGAAGATGCGAAACAGCGTATTAAAGAAGCTTATAATATACGTTTTGATTGGTATTTATGCGATGAAAAAGCGCTGAAAACTGTGGTGCGTTCTAACCCAGGGATTTTAGAACTCGATAGCGGAACAGTTAAACAAAAGGTACACTGGAATGATATTGATGATTTAGAATTGCCTAAAGTTGAAAGGAAACCAGAGCCTAAGAAAGAGCTTCCTACTATTGCTTATTTTGTAAATGGAGAACCATCTACTAAAGAAGAAGTTGAAGCTTTAGATACTTTAAAAATTGAAAGTGTAAACGTTGTGAAGGATTCCATTCAACTTAAAGAATTAAATACTCAAAATAACACAATTTATACAGGTATTGTTGAGGTTACATTAAAACCAGAGAACTGA
- a CDS encoding peptidylprolyl isomerase: MSQVKENDTVKVHYTGKLSNGQVFDSSLEREPLEITLGQGALIPGFEKGIIDMKLNEKKTINIPVAEAYGNVRQELFYEVKKEQLPQDMAPEVGMGLASRDEEGRETQFRIAEVKEDHIIVDANHPLAGHDLTFDLELVEIK, from the coding sequence ATGAGTCAAGTAAAAGAAAATGATACGGTAAAAGTACATTACACAGGAAAACTAAGTAACGGTCAAGTTTTTGATAGTTCGTTAGAAAGAGAGCCATTAGAGATAACATTAGGTCAAGGTGCTCTTATTCCTGGGTTTGAAAAAGGTATTATTGATATGAAATTAAACGAGAAAAAGACAATCAATATTCCTGTAGCAGAAGCTTATGGTAATGTACGACAAGAATTGTTTTATGAAGTAAAAAAAGAACAACTTCCTCAAGATATGGCTCCAGAAGTAGGTATGGGTCTAGCATCAAGAGACGAAGAAGGTAGAGAAACTCAATTTCGCATTGCAGAAGTTAAGGAAGATCATATTATTGTTGATGCTAATCATCCATTAGCAGGACATGATTTAACTTTCGATTTAGAACTTGTTGAAATAAAATAA
- a CDS encoding TlpA disulfide reductase family protein — translation MNYLLFILLSFLSCKTETPTQFSEVALADTFTTLDGNSIVFKDIIEAHKGQTILIDVWASWCRDCIEGMPKVKTLQRKYKDVAFVFLSLDKTENAWKKGIKKYDVQGEHFFMQSGWDGAFGKFLDLDWIPRYLVIDKQGNIKLFKAVKANDKRIKQNLINN, via the coding sequence ATGAATTATCTACTTTTTATATTATTAAGTTTTTTAAGTTGTAAAACAGAAACACCTACACAATTTTCTGAAGTAGCATTAGCAGATACATTTACAACTTTAGATGGTAATTCAATAGTCTTTAAAGATATTATAGAAGCTCATAAAGGGCAAACTATTCTTATAGATGTTTGGGCATCTTGGTGTAGAGATTGTATTGAAGGTATGCCCAAAGTAAAAACATTACAGAGAAAATATAAAGATGTTGCTTTTGTTTTTCTGTCTTTAGACAAAACAGAAAATGCTTGGAAAAAAGGCATCAAGAAATATGATGTTCAAGGTGAGCATTTTTTTATGCAATCTGGTTGGGATGGTGCTTTTGGTAAGTTTTTAGATTTAGACTGGATACCTCGTTATTTGGTTATAGATAAACAAGGAAACATTAAATTGTTTAAGGCTGTAAAAGCAAATGATAAACGAATAAAGCAAAATTTAATAAATAATTAA